A genomic region of Tenuifilum sp. 4138str contains the following coding sequences:
- a CDS encoding bactofilin family protein: MAKINEPEFNANNINLVGFGTEINGDIKSSGDLRIDGILVGNLNVKGKVVVGETGKIKGELVCKNSDISGVVEGKITVDELLSLKSSARINGDITVGKLAIEPGCKFTGYCNMLGMESKEVTLGQE; the protein is encoded by the coding sequence ATGGCAAAAATAAATGAACCCGAATTTAATGCTAACAACATCAACCTGGTTGGATTTGGCACTGAAATCAATGGCGATATTAAAAGTAGTGGCGATTTGCGTATTGATGGCATTCTGGTTGGTAACCTCAATGTTAAAGGCAAAGTTGTTGTTGGTGAAACCGGTAAAATAAAAGGTGAGTTGGTTTGCAAAAACTCAGATATTTCAGGTGTTGTTGAGGGTAAAATCACTGTCGATGAGCTATTATCGCTCAAATCATCGGCTCGGATAAATGGCGATATTACTGTAGGTAAACTTGCTATTGAACCCGGTTGCAAGTTTACAGGTTACTGCAATATGCTAGGAATGGAAAGCAAAGAAGTTACTTTAGGGCAAGAGTAA
- a CDS encoding rhomboid family intramembrane serine protease has protein sequence MSDAILKIERTRFKISLQIAFLFILLIWLVKLVEIIEGTSLYRLGLQPRSFSGLIGIFTAPLIHSDFNHLINNTITIFILIAGLVYFYRDLWYKILSLSWLLSGMMVWIAARTSYHIGSSGIIYAIASFIFFSGVFRKNINLMAISLLVVFLYGGLVWGVLPIFPQISWEYHLFGGITGAILAFVYRRQGPPPQTWSWMSETADDAEETSEYWESEIFDESDKEKL, from the coding sequence ATGAGTGATGCTATCCTAAAAATTGAACGAACTCGATTCAAGATAAGCCTCCAAATTGCTTTTCTGTTTATCCTTTTGATATGGCTAGTCAAATTGGTAGAGATAATTGAAGGCACATCGTTATATCGGCTAGGCCTTCAACCCCGAAGTTTTTCAGGCTTAATTGGAATATTCACCGCTCCTTTAATTCACTCTGACTTTAATCATCTAATAAATAACACAATAACAATATTTATTTTAATTGCAGGTTTAGTTTATTTTTACAGAGATTTATGGTATAAAATACTTTCACTAAGCTGGTTGTTAAGCGGAATGATGGTTTGGATTGCTGCTCGCACTAGTTACCATATTGGTTCCAGCGGTATTATATATGCTATTGCATCGTTTATCTTTTTTAGTGGAGTTTTTCGCAAGAACATAAACCTGATGGCAATATCGCTTTTGGTTGTTTTTCTTTATGGAGGCTTGGTTTGGGGCGTACTACCAATATTCCCTCAAATTTCGTGGGAATACCATTTATTTGGAGGAATAACAGGTGCAATACTCGCTTTTGTTTACCGAAGGCAAGGACCTCCTCCACAAACCTGGAGCTGGATGAGCGAAACTGCTGATGATGCTGAAGAAACTTCAGAATATTGGGAAAGTGAAATTTTTGACGAAAGCGATAAGGAAAAACTTTAA
- a CDS encoding ankyrin repeat domain-containing protein, which yields MKFKLALHLLAFTPFLFVHGFAQDNTSNDSLVVSFINENNITKIDSLIKVNGINKTYFNNSHTLLTLAISNSNLNLVKYLVDRGANVNIVLNTLSPLIQCAIYDKDTIAEYLLTHGAIVDVYNIQRNTPLLYAARVGSVNTLKVLMHFRANPFFQNFQNYNSLEYALSFGKTEAANLLRDYMVAYSKGIYPSCFDGPHVERISKRRARVFYLVNDSINSKVYVESKTFRITNGVISFKGFYATDSINYTVNFNKPSKYSEKETVINSKAKIFAVGDVHGEYDSLAKLLVNNSIVDKNLNWIFGDGHLVFIGDLVDRGERVTNVLWFVYRLTEQAELSGGRVYTLMGNHEAIILNSDNRYVHEKYQILTRGNKISYSDLFSNNVWPGAMVRNFKAGIVIDSILFVHAGISYQLAQKNIPLVRMNQLLDKLYNPDNSFLIDPDVFLNELNLIFSEYGLLWYRGYLLQTPTIPKATLSEISYVLKTYGANQMVIGHTEVDSIAPLYSGMLFPINVPFARRGISPQGLLIDETRKFWSCSINGQCTLIK from the coding sequence ATGAAATTTAAATTAGCATTACATCTTCTTGCATTTACCCCCTTTTTATTTGTTCATGGTTTTGCTCAGGACAACACAAGTAATGATTCCTTGGTTGTAAGTTTTATTAATGAAAACAACATTACTAAGATAGATAGTTTAATTAAAGTAAATGGTATTAATAAAACCTATTTTAATAATTCGCACACACTTTTAACCCTCGCAATTTCTAACTCAAATTTAAATCTTGTAAAGTATTTAGTTGATAGAGGCGCCAATGTAAATATTGTGTTAAACACACTGTCACCGTTAATTCAGTGTGCAATATACGATAAGGATACTATTGCTGAATACCTGCTTACCCACGGAGCAATAGTTGATGTCTATAACATTCAACGCAATACTCCATTACTTTATGCAGCAAGGGTTGGCTCTGTAAACACCCTTAAAGTATTGATGCATTTTAGGGCAAATCCCTTTTTCCAAAACTTTCAGAACTACAACTCTCTTGAGTACGCCCTATCATTTGGCAAAACCGAGGCGGCTAACCTTCTTCGTGATTACATGGTGGCATACTCCAAAGGAATTTACCCATCCTGTTTCGATGGGCCACATGTTGAGAGAATTAGTAAACGCCGAGCCAGGGTCTTTTACCTGGTTAATGACAGTATAAATTCAAAGGTTTATGTCGAATCAAAAACCTTTAGGATCACTAATGGTGTTATTTCCTTTAAGGGTTTTTATGCTACTGATTCAATTAATTACACTGTTAACTTCAATAAACCAAGTAAGTATTCCGAAAAAGAGACGGTAATAAATTCAAAAGCTAAAATATTTGCAGTTGGCGATGTTCATGGTGAATATGACAGTTTAGCAAAGTTGCTGGTTAATAACTCAATAGTTGATAAAAATCTAAACTGGATTTTTGGCGATGGGCATTTAGTTTTTATTGGCGATTTGGTTGATAGGGGCGAACGCGTTACTAACGTTCTTTGGTTTGTTTATCGACTAACAGAGCAAGCTGAACTATCGGGTGGGCGGGTTTACACATTGATGGGAAACCACGAGGCAATTATATTGAACAGCGACAATCGCTATGTCCATGAAAAATATCAAATATTAACACGTGGAAATAAAATATCCTATTCTGATCTTTTTTCCAATAACGTTTGGCCCGGTGCTATGGTCCGAAACTTTAAGGCTGGAATAGTAATTGATAGCATCCTCTTTGTTCATGCTGGAATATCGTACCAGCTTGCGCAAAAAAATATCCCATTGGTACGAATGAACCAGCTACTTGATAAATTGTATAACCCCGACAATTCTTTTTTAATTGACCCCGATGTTTTTCTTAATGAGCTCAACCTCATTTTTTCTGAATATGGTTTACTTTGGTACAGGGGTTACTTGCTACAAACTCCCACAATACCTAAAGCAACTCTAAGTGAAATTAGCTATGTGTTAAAAACATATGGGGCAAACCAAATGGTTATAGGTCATACTGAAGTTGATAGTATTGCTCCGCTTTATAGTGGAATGTTATTTCCAATCAATGTTCCTTTTGCCCGCAGGGGTATTTCACCCCAAGGGTTACTCATTGATGAAACCCGAAAGTTTTGGAGTTGTTCAATAAATGGTCAATGCACCTTAATTAAATGA
- a CDS encoding tetratricopeptide repeat protein: protein MLLQLYQESNDSLRVLILQKIARVYEVNENNPVLAENYLLEAKRLAESIKSNYLRMEVYTSLGVLYRNISNYANALKFHNDALDLAKSIDDKHQQAKSLNNLGVVYRRLDNHAYASEYHLKALKLAEEIKDTFNISVACNSLGNIFSLNGRYDEALEYFQRALYLSQQTKNLLGQAMNFNNIGEVYEFKGDFIKAKDYYSKSLDINYQINSQKGIAINFNALGKIELYLGNPLKAQDYFTKALVIDKKLNDKKFIADSYINLARAQLRLNNERSAYENVFACLSIAKEIKSLIHFQQAYEVLSDYYQKQNEYSKALEYFKLSSSYKDSVLNEKNSRHISTIQTLYETEKKENEIKLLLQQQELKQREITRTKIQTYVLLIGLLLSGAMLLVIYFALRDKRRTAEKLARQLEEIELKNVLLEEKNQEIEQQKQEIEKNKDFIEQKNKNLEEAYNIIESYIQKITDSIRYAERIQESIQPPISFVKKQFSDTFIFSRPKDIVSGDFYWMLPKGNKVFFALADCTGHGVPGAFMSIIGIDLINQAVNQHMLYKTDDILSFIDDQLIKRLSKSKNEMILKDSMDIAVCVFDKETYLLEYTSALIPLFLQRNGDVQELKPDFVTLGAKLAGASSKNFTVKSIKLTPGDWLYLTSDGYFDQLGGDNHKKFMRSRFKEQLVLTSGMDGVSKCTHFEKTFLSWMKRNEQIDDVLLWGIKF, encoded by the coding sequence ATGCTGCTTCAATTATACCAAGAATCGAACGACAGCTTACGTGTACTTATTCTGCAAAAAATAGCCAGGGTTTATGAAGTAAATGAGAACAACCCTGTTCTAGCAGAAAATTACCTACTTGAGGCTAAGCGTTTGGCGGAATCAATCAAAAGCAATTACCTCCGAATGGAGGTATATACCTCGCTTGGTGTGCTATACCGAAACATTTCAAACTACGCTAATGCATTAAAGTTTCATAACGATGCGTTAGATCTTGCAAAATCAATCGACGATAAACATCAACAGGCAAAATCGCTCAATAACCTTGGAGTGGTTTATCGCCGGCTCGATAACCACGCTTACGCCTCTGAGTATCATCTAAAGGCCTTAAAGTTGGCCGAAGAGATAAAGGACACATTCAATATTTCAGTGGCCTGCAATAGCCTTGGCAACATTTTTTCGCTAAACGGACGCTACGATGAAGCCTTAGAATACTTTCAGAGAGCCCTCTACCTCTCCCAGCAAACAAAAAACCTGCTTGGCCAAGCTATGAACTTTAATAATATTGGCGAGGTTTACGAATTTAAAGGTGATTTTATTAAGGCAAAGGATTACTACTCAAAATCGCTTGATATCAATTACCAAATCAACAGTCAAAAAGGTATAGCTATCAACTTTAATGCATTAGGCAAAATCGAACTTTACTTAGGAAATCCATTAAAGGCTCAAGATTATTTTACTAAGGCGCTTGTAATAGATAAAAAGCTCAACGATAAAAAGTTTATAGCCGATAGCTACATTAACTTAGCGCGGGCCCAGTTACGGTTAAACAATGAAAGGAGTGCCTACGAAAATGTTTTTGCATGCCTCAGTATTGCCAAGGAAATAAAAAGTTTAATTCATTTTCAGCAAGCGTATGAGGTTTTATCGGATTACTACCAAAAGCAAAATGAATATAGCAAAGCGCTCGAGTACTTTAAACTATCATCAAGCTACAAGGATAGCGTTTTAAACGAAAAGAATAGCAGGCACATATCTACCATCCAAACACTATACGAGACAGAAAAGAAAGAGAATGAAATTAAGCTATTACTTCAGCAGCAAGAGTTAAAGCAACGGGAAATTACTAGAACTAAAATTCAAACCTATGTCCTATTGATTGGGCTTTTGCTTAGCGGGGCCATGTTGCTGGTTATTTACTTTGCCTTGAGGGATAAGCGAAGAACTGCCGAAAAGCTTGCAAGGCAACTTGAGGAAATTGAGCTAAAAAATGTGTTGCTCGAAGAGAAAAATCAGGAGATTGAGCAGCAAAAGCAAGAAATTGAAAAAAATAAGGATTTCATTGAACAAAAGAATAAAAACCTGGAAGAAGCCTATAATATTATTGAAAGTTACATTCAGAAAATTACCGATAGTATCAGATACGCCGAGCGAATTCAAGAATCTATTCAGCCTCCAATAAGTTTTGTGAAAAAACAGTTTTCCGATACTTTTATTTTTAGCCGTCCAAAAGATATTGTTAGCGGCGATTTTTACTGGATGCTTCCCAAGGGAAATAAAGTATTCTTTGCCTTAGCCGATTGCACAGGGCATGGCGTTCCGGGTGCTTTTATGAGTATAATTGGTATCGATTTAATAAATCAGGCAGTAAACCAACACATGCTTTACAAAACTGACGATATACTTTCATTCATTGACGATCAGCTAATTAAACGACTTAGTAAGTCCAAAAATGAAATGATTCTTAAAGATAGCATGGATATTGCTGTATGTGTGTTTGATAAGGAAACCTATCTACTTGAGTATACCAGCGCATTAATTCCTTTATTCCTGCAACGAAATGGCGATGTTCAAGAGCTTAAACCCGATTTTGTAACACTTGGAGCCAAATTGGCTGGTGCAAGCAGCAAAAATTTTACTGTTAAATCCATTAAACTTACTCCTGGCGATTGGTTATACCTCACATCCGATGGGTATTTTGATCAGCTTGGTGGCGATAACCATAAAAAGTTCATGCGATCAAGATTTAAGGAACAACTCGTATTGACCTCAGGTATGGATGGTGTTTCCAAATGCACTCATTTTGAGAAGACCTTTTTGTCATGGATGAAACGAAATGAGCAAATAGACGATGTATTGCTTTGGGGAATAAAATTTTAA
- a CDS encoding AsmA-like C-terminal region-containing protein: protein MAILVKIYRRIFRIIILLLLLMLILVLTGAGILFFKQEYIINTLRENLNKYPDLSLTYSSVSVNTLKTFPRFSYSFTDFVLVINLNSKSDTVLKTDDFQISISPFKLLRGKIDIKNISVSNARIKWQTNYPEEFFGSNDSSSESSVAVLISGISLKNFYFELLDSVSKTVLNCSGKNLNIKFKTEHTKLLLSIQSELSKTTVGEYFKITNQHQLNFDIEKSDIKLYIYNLESSIKSLRINGSGIYDLNSELAAFRIKSNRFQAQDLSYLPYLESFDQIKGLITADAYLRLSSGFEKVDTFQVNYNSNKLKWIAKNEETTITNLEGYTLLTNNFSKHFSYIPKASIESTNSKISFNAKIKGFNNLVILAKGYVSHNLRIQNPEIDIETTGLFKALISYAPKTESITPLLLKSDLVFENKKNISFNQPLVKGTIAINNDLNIAGHFKSDSTDVNFNINQANFLESYTQKRYSPNIYLYGNHIDYNDIVHLITDRTSNTSTQGVDLPKMSFMLNFKRATYNRLKLNSLKANGIINGDTISADYFTADCFDGNVSGRFKSHSNSVHTYLWVSNVSIENVFKNFDNWGQSYITADNLSGRFKGIMNIQFKRNEKGDVEMGSLKLFSDVQVVQGKLKGMDRIKELSKWLNLDQVKVIAFDTLKNKITIENRKIIIPNMDIKSNVLLMNVSGVHDFDNRYEYIARINISNLLKRKFVKSDQIDFHSSTDGSINLYLKLFGQNDSYKVEWINKKGFESGIHNTVQTDSVSIQNSPQIKPKEKTDGNVGVGYMLEWDEQIDTLKN from the coding sequence ATGGCAATATTGGTAAAAATATATCGCCGAATTTTTAGAATCATTATTTTGCTCCTGCTACTGATGCTTATTCTGGTGCTCACAGGTGCAGGAATTTTGTTTTTCAAGCAAGAATACATTATAAACACCCTTAGGGAAAATCTTAACAAGTATCCCGACCTATCCTTAACCTATAGTTCCGTTTCGGTTAATACCCTTAAAACATTTCCAAGGTTTTCATACTCATTTACCGATTTTGTATTAGTAATTAACCTAAACTCTAAATCCGACACTGTTTTAAAAACAGATGATTTTCAGATTAGCATCTCCCCTTTTAAATTACTAAGAGGTAAAATTGATATTAAGAACATAAGCGTAAGCAATGCAAGAATAAAATGGCAAACCAATTACCCTGAAGAATTTTTCGGTAGCAATGATAGTAGTTCTGAAAGCTCTGTTGCCGTTCTGATTTCGGGGATTAGTCTCAAAAATTTTTATTTTGAATTGTTAGATAGCGTAAGTAAAACAGTGCTAAACTGCTCAGGGAAAAACTTAAACATCAAGTTCAAAACGGAGCATACAAAGTTGCTATTATCCATTCAAAGCGAGCTGAGTAAAACTACCGTAGGTGAATATTTTAAAATTACCAATCAGCATCAGCTAAATTTTGATATAGAAAAAAGTGATATTAAATTGTATATCTATAATTTAGAATCATCAATTAAATCGTTACGTATAAACGGTTCGGGAATTTATGATTTAAACAGTGAGTTAGCCGCATTCAGGATTAAATCAAACCGGTTTCAAGCACAAGATCTTTCGTACTTGCCGTATCTTGAAAGTTTTGACCAAATAAAGGGATTAATTACAGCAGATGCATACCTTAGGCTATCATCGGGTTTTGAAAAAGTTGATACCTTTCAGGTTAACTATAATAGCAATAAATTGAAATGGATAGCTAAAAACGAAGAGACAACCATAACCAATTTAGAGGGTTATACTTTACTAACTAACAATTTTTCAAAGCACTTCAGCTATATTCCTAAAGCATCTATTGAAAGTACTAACTCCAAAATTAGCTTTAACGCCAAAATAAAAGGGTTCAATAACTTGGTAATTTTAGCTAAGGGTTATGTTAGCCACAATTTAAGAATACAAAACCCTGAAATTGATATTGAAACAACAGGTCTATTTAAAGCATTAATATCGTATGCCCCAAAAACGGAAAGTATTACTCCTCTACTTCTTAAATCCGATCTAGTTTTCGAAAACAAGAAAAACATTTCATTTAATCAGCCTTTGGTTAAAGGAACTATAGCGATTAATAACGATTTAAACATTGCTGGCCACTTTAAATCCGATTCAACCGATGTAAACTTTAATATTAATCAAGCCAATTTCCTGGAATCCTATACCCAAAAAAGGTATTCACCAAACATATATCTTTACGGTAACCATATAGATTACAACGATATAGTTCATCTAATTACTGATAGAACTAGCAACACATCTACCCAAGGGGTTGACCTACCAAAAATGTCATTTATGCTCAATTTTAAAAGAGCTACATACAATCGTTTAAAACTTAATAGCCTAAAAGCCAACGGAATAATTAATGGCGACACAATTTCAGCAGATTACTTTACTGCCGATTGCTTTGATGGCAACGTTTCTGGTAGATTTAAATCACATAGCAATTCAGTTCACACATACCTTTGGGTTAGCAATGTTTCAATTGAAAATGTTTTCAAAAACTTTGATAACTGGGGTCAAAGCTACATTACAGCCGATAATCTTTCGGGACGGTTTAAGGGCATTATGAATATACAATTCAAAAGAAATGAGAAAGGCGATGTTGAAATGGGTTCCCTTAAACTATTCTCTGATGTTCAAGTGGTTCAAGGAAAACTGAAAGGGATGGACAGAATTAAGGAATTGTCCAAATGGCTAAACCTGGACCAGGTAAAGGTTATTGCTTTTGATACCTTGAAAAATAAGATAACTATTGAAAATCGTAAGATTATTATTCCTAATATGGATATAAAATCCAATGTCTTGCTAATGAATGTTTCGGGGGTTCACGATTTTGACAACAGATACGAGTATATTGCTAGGATTAACATAAGTAATTTGTTAAAACGAAAGTTTGTGAAATCCGATCAGATTGATTTTCATTCCTCTACCGATGGATCTATAAATTTATACTTGAAACTATTTGGCCAAAACGATAGCTATAAGGTTGAATGGATAAACAAGAAAGGTTTTGAATCCGGAATACACAATACCGTTCAAACCGATAGCGTTTCTATACAAAATAGTCCTCAAATAAAACCTAAGGAAAAAACTGATGGTAATGTAGGTGTGGGTTACATGCTGGAGTGGGATGAGCAAATTGACACCCTAAAAAACTAG